One Phaseolus vulgaris cultivar G19833 chromosome 2, P. vulgaris v2.0, whole genome shotgun sequence DNA window includes the following coding sequences:
- the LOC137811053 gene encoding uncharacterized protein isoform X7, producing the protein MVMSLVLKKDKKVICTTRCLDPPIELPQELSLTCEISKNKTYSLSKFPQFSLIPDPYNLHEKSEWGKFLNYLCKYEKVALINFEQYKFYILPPALASTSSPVNVAYNIDNTGSVDTRPRDCESGSHLEECGGTNTVEDHKCSRAEETCNEFQSQVPPKNFIRADPSYLKTLGQAHSGWIFGGIAELVDNSKDAKATKMDIFVDIIPLKKSGKDVPMLSLIDDGQGMNHDEVMKMVSFGHKQSDKVDKDHIGKFGVGFKTGAMRLGRDVLVLTQTTNSRSLAFLSQSLNEGKDNIEIPVVSYCRQGQRMEVDLSMQSEALAKYNLKAIKNFSPFNKYLIGEKAALFGTGTGTQIYIWNLDEWGSKYCLEWHDGLKGGSSFHQGDIVIRSKRTRSRQGQISQKAYKRVGGMAHSADVGRGVIGVVDLTTLMDDEDGRVWVHNNKQGFQDSEQYACLEQWLGRKADEYWDINFDALKLNKENCVFKPDHEWVQCDKCRKWRILPTDFDSRKLPLQWFCFMEPFKGQCAYSEQKMAPGIVNVSTKRSGYACLLKDSSDEKVEGVMKTSGTDDKLINHENTKFPALKRLRKGQLKN; encoded by the exons ATGGTCATGTCCCTTGTTCtgaagaaagataaaaaagtgATATGCACCACGAGGTGCCTAGACCCGCCGATTGAATT GCCACAGGAATTGAGCTTAACATGTGAAATTTCAAAAAACAAGACATATAGTCTTTCTAAATTTCCCCAATTTTCACTAATTCCGGATCCATATAATTTACACGAGAAGTCTGAGTGGGGAAAGTTTTTGAATTACCTATGTAAATATGAGAAG GTTGCCCTTATAAACTTTGAGCAGTACAAGTTTTACATTCTACCTCCTGCATTAGCTTCAACATCTAGCCCAGTCAATGTTGCATATAATATAGATAATACTGGTTCTGTAGATACTCGTCCAAGGGATTGTGAATCAG GTTCACACTTAGAGGAATGTGGTGGGACAAATACAGTTGAAGATCATAAGTGTTCTCGAGCTGAAGAAACTTGCAATGAGTTTCAATCTCAAGTGCCTCCAAAAAATTTCATACGCGCAGACCCAAGTTACCTTAAAACTCTTGGCCAAGCTCATTCTGGATGGATTTTTGGTGGAATAGCTGAGCTTGTTGATAATTCCAAGGATGCCAAAGCAACTAA AATGGACATTTTTGTAGATATCATCCCGTTGAAGAAATCTGGGAAGGATGTCCCAATGCTGTCTCTTATTGATGACGGTCAAGGGATGAACCATGATGAGGTTATGAAAATGGTATCTTTTGGACATAAGCAATCTGATAAAGTTGACAAGGATCACATTGGCAAATTTGGTGTTGGTTTCAAA ACAGGAGCAATGAGACTTGGGAGAGATGTTCTGGTTCTAACACAAACAACTAATTCCAGATCACTAGCTTTTCTTTCACAATCATTGAATGAAGGCAAAGAT AATATTGAAATTCCCGTAGTTAGCTATTGTCGACAAGGACAACGTATGGAGGTTGACCTAAGCATGCAGTCTGAAGCTTTggcaaaatacaatttgaaagCTATCAAGAATTTTTCACCATTTAACAAGTATCTTATTGGTGAAAAGGCAGCCTTGTTTGGTACCGGTACAGGAACACAAATATACATATGGAACTTGGATGAATGGGGATCAAAGTATTGTTTAGAATGGCATGATGGATTGAAAGGTGGGAGTTCTTTTCACCAAGGTGACATTGTTATCCGCAGCAAAAGGACTCGTTCTCGTCAAGGGCAGATTAGTCAAAAG GCTTACAAGAGAGTTGGTGGAATGGCTCATAGTGCAGATGTTGGCCGGGGTGTAATTGGTGTTGTAGATTTGACCACTTTAATG GATGATGAAGATGGTCGGGTGTGGGTACATAATAACAAGCAGGGATTCCAAGACTCAGAACAATATGCATGTCTTGAGCAGTGGCTGGGTAGAAAAGCAGATGAATACTGGGACATCAATTTTGATGCACTTAAGTTG AACAAAGAAAATTGTGTCTTCAAACCTGATCATGAGTGGGTTCAATGTGACAAGTGCAGAAAGTGGAGAATTTTACCTACAGATTTTGATAGCAGAAAATTGCCTTTGCAATG GTTTTGTTTTATGGAGCCTTTCAAAGGTCAATGTGCATATTCTGAACAGAAGATGGCGCCGGGCATAGTTAATGTTTCCACAAAGAGGTCGGGTTATGCTTGCTTGTTGAAGGATTCCAGTGATGAAAAGGTAGAAGGTGTTATGAAAACCTCTGGCACAG ATGATAAATTAATCAATCATGAGAATACCAAATTTCCAGCATTAAAGCGGTTGAGAAAGGGGCAGTTGAAAAATTAA
- the LOC137811053 gene encoding uncharacterized protein isoform X4 yields the protein MVMSLVLKKDKKVICTTRCLDPPIELPQELSLTCEISKNKTYSLSKFPQFSLIPDPYNLHEKSEWGKFLNYLCKYEKVALINFEQYKFYILPPALASTSSPVNVAYNIDNTGSVDTRPRDCESDTFLAGSHLEECGGTNTVEDHKCSRAEETCNEFQSQVPPKNFIRADPSYLKTLGQAHSGWIFGGIAELVDNSKDAKATKMDIFVDIIPLKKSGKDVPMLSLIDDGQGMNHDEVMKMVSFGHKQSDKVDKDHIGKFGVGFKTGAMRLGRDVLVLTQTTNSRSLAFLSQSLNEGKDNIEIPVVSYCRQGQRMEVDLSMQSEALAKYNLKAIKNFSPFNKYLIGEKAALFGTGTGTQIYIWNLDEWGSKYCLEWHDGLKGGSSFHQGDIVIRSKRTRSRQGQISQKVPLDYSLRAYLEIIFLVPRMKISVQRTLVKSRPLSKFLTQTVIETGDILGRPVELILGFSQLEWERANCGMFLYWHGRLIEAYKRVGGMAHSADVGRGVIGVVDLTTLMDDEDGRVWVHNNKQGFQDSEQYACLEQWLGRKADEYWDINFDALKLNKENCVFKPDHEWVQCDKCRKWRILPTDFDSRKLPLQWFCFMEPFKGQCAYSEQKMAPGIVNVSTKRSGYACLLKDSSDEKVEGVMKTSGTENLHDHYFLKSLAWK from the exons ATGGTCATGTCCCTTGTTCtgaagaaagataaaaaagtgATATGCACCACGAGGTGCCTAGACCCGCCGATTGAATT GCCACAGGAATTGAGCTTAACATGTGAAATTTCAAAAAACAAGACATATAGTCTTTCTAAATTTCCCCAATTTTCACTAATTCCGGATCCATATAATTTACACGAGAAGTCTGAGTGGGGAAAGTTTTTGAATTACCTATGTAAATATGAGAAG GTTGCCCTTATAAACTTTGAGCAGTACAAGTTTTACATTCTACCTCCTGCATTAGCTTCAACATCTAGCCCAGTCAATGTTGCATATAATATAGATAATACTGGTTCTGTAGATACTCGTCCAAGGGATTGTGAATCAG ATACTTTCTTAGCAGGTTCACACTTAGAGGAATGTGGTGGGACAAATACAGTTGAAGATCATAAGTGTTCTCGAGCTGAAGAAACTTGCAATGAGTTTCAATCTCAAGTGCCTCCAAAAAATTTCATACGCGCAGACCCAAGTTACCTTAAAACTCTTGGCCAAGCTCATTCTGGATGGATTTTTGGTGGAATAGCTGAGCTTGTTGATAATTCCAAGGATGCCAAAGCAACTAA AATGGACATTTTTGTAGATATCATCCCGTTGAAGAAATCTGGGAAGGATGTCCCAATGCTGTCTCTTATTGATGACGGTCAAGGGATGAACCATGATGAGGTTATGAAAATGGTATCTTTTGGACATAAGCAATCTGATAAAGTTGACAAGGATCACATTGGCAAATTTGGTGTTGGTTTCAAA ACAGGAGCAATGAGACTTGGGAGAGATGTTCTGGTTCTAACACAAACAACTAATTCCAGATCACTAGCTTTTCTTTCACAATCATTGAATGAAGGCAAAGAT AATATTGAAATTCCCGTAGTTAGCTATTGTCGACAAGGACAACGTATGGAGGTTGACCTAAGCATGCAGTCTGAAGCTTTggcaaaatacaatttgaaagCTATCAAGAATTTTTCACCATTTAACAAGTATCTTATTGGTGAAAAGGCAGCCTTGTTTGGTACCGGTACAGGAACACAAATATACATATGGAACTTGGATGAATGGGGATCAAAGTATTGTTTAGAATGGCATGATGGATTGAAAGGTGGGAGTTCTTTTCACCAAGGTGACATTGTTATCCGCAGCAAAAGGACTCGTTCTCGTCAAGGGCAGATTAGTCAAAAG GTTCCATTGGATTACTCACTACGAGCttatttagaaattatatttttagttccTCGAATGAAGATAAGTGTACAAAGAACATTG GTTAAAAGTCGACCATTATCAAAATTCCTTACTCAAACTGTTATTGAAACTGGTGACATATTAGGAAGGCCAGTTGAATTAATCCTTGGATTTAGTCAATTAGAGTGGGAGCGGGCAAATTGTGGAATGTTTTTGTATTGGCATGGTCGCCTAATTGAG GCTTACAAGAGAGTTGGTGGAATGGCTCATAGTGCAGATGTTGGCCGGGGTGTAATTGGTGTTGTAGATTTGACCACTTTAATG GATGATGAAGATGGTCGGGTGTGGGTACATAATAACAAGCAGGGATTCCAAGACTCAGAACAATATGCATGTCTTGAGCAGTGGCTGGGTAGAAAAGCAGATGAATACTGGGACATCAATTTTGATGCACTTAAGTTG AACAAAGAAAATTGTGTCTTCAAACCTGATCATGAGTGGGTTCAATGTGACAAGTGCAGAAAGTGGAGAATTTTACCTACAGATTTTGATAGCAGAAAATTGCCTTTGCAATG GTTTTGTTTTATGGAGCCTTTCAAAGGTCAATGTGCATATTCTGAACAGAAGATGGCGCCGGGCATAGTTAATGTTTCCACAAAGAGGTCGGGTTATGCTTGCTTGTTGAAGGATTCCAGTGATGAAAAGGTAGAAGGTGTTATGAAAACCTCTGGCACAG AAAACCTCCATGATCATTACTTCTTGAAGTCTCTGGCATGGAAATAG
- the LOC137811053 gene encoding uncharacterized protein isoform X8, whose protein sequence is MVMSLVLKKDKKVICTTRCLDPPIELPQELSLTCEISKNKTYSLSKFPQFSLIPDPYNLHEKSEWGKFLNYLCKYEKVALINFEQYKFYILPPALASTSSPVNVAYNIDNTGSVDTRPRDCESDTFLAGSHLEECGGTNTVEDHKCSRAEETCNEFQSQVPPKNFIRADPSYLKTLGQAHSGWIFGGIAELVDNSKDAKATKMDIFVDIIPLKKSGKDVPMLSLIDDGQGMNHDEVMKMVSFGHKQSDKVDKDHIGKFGVGFKTGAMRLGRDVLVLTQTTNSRSLAFLSQSLNEGKDNIEIPVVSYCRQGQRMEVDLSMQSEALAKYNLKAIKNFSPFNKYLIGEKAALFGTGTGTQIYIWNLDEWGSKYCLEWHDGLKGGSSFHQGDIVIRSKRTRSRQGQISQKAYKRVGGMAHSADVGRGVIGVVDLTTLMDDEDGRVWVHNNKQGFQDSEQYACLEQWLGRKADEYWDINFDALKLNKENCVFKPDHEWVQCDKCRKWRILPTDFDSRKLPLQWFCFMEPFKGQCAYSEQKMAPGIVNVSTKRSGYACLLKDSSDEKVEGVMKTSGTENLHDHYFLKSLAWK, encoded by the exons ATGGTCATGTCCCTTGTTCtgaagaaagataaaaaagtgATATGCACCACGAGGTGCCTAGACCCGCCGATTGAATT GCCACAGGAATTGAGCTTAACATGTGAAATTTCAAAAAACAAGACATATAGTCTTTCTAAATTTCCCCAATTTTCACTAATTCCGGATCCATATAATTTACACGAGAAGTCTGAGTGGGGAAAGTTTTTGAATTACCTATGTAAATATGAGAAG GTTGCCCTTATAAACTTTGAGCAGTACAAGTTTTACATTCTACCTCCTGCATTAGCTTCAACATCTAGCCCAGTCAATGTTGCATATAATATAGATAATACTGGTTCTGTAGATACTCGTCCAAGGGATTGTGAATCAG ATACTTTCTTAGCAGGTTCACACTTAGAGGAATGTGGTGGGACAAATACAGTTGAAGATCATAAGTGTTCTCGAGCTGAAGAAACTTGCAATGAGTTTCAATCTCAAGTGCCTCCAAAAAATTTCATACGCGCAGACCCAAGTTACCTTAAAACTCTTGGCCAAGCTCATTCTGGATGGATTTTTGGTGGAATAGCTGAGCTTGTTGATAATTCCAAGGATGCCAAAGCAACTAA AATGGACATTTTTGTAGATATCATCCCGTTGAAGAAATCTGGGAAGGATGTCCCAATGCTGTCTCTTATTGATGACGGTCAAGGGATGAACCATGATGAGGTTATGAAAATGGTATCTTTTGGACATAAGCAATCTGATAAAGTTGACAAGGATCACATTGGCAAATTTGGTGTTGGTTTCAAA ACAGGAGCAATGAGACTTGGGAGAGATGTTCTGGTTCTAACACAAACAACTAATTCCAGATCACTAGCTTTTCTTTCACAATCATTGAATGAAGGCAAAGAT AATATTGAAATTCCCGTAGTTAGCTATTGTCGACAAGGACAACGTATGGAGGTTGACCTAAGCATGCAGTCTGAAGCTTTggcaaaatacaatttgaaagCTATCAAGAATTTTTCACCATTTAACAAGTATCTTATTGGTGAAAAGGCAGCCTTGTTTGGTACCGGTACAGGAACACAAATATACATATGGAACTTGGATGAATGGGGATCAAAGTATTGTTTAGAATGGCATGATGGATTGAAAGGTGGGAGTTCTTTTCACCAAGGTGACATTGTTATCCGCAGCAAAAGGACTCGTTCTCGTCAAGGGCAGATTAGTCAAAAG GCTTACAAGAGAGTTGGTGGAATGGCTCATAGTGCAGATGTTGGCCGGGGTGTAATTGGTGTTGTAGATTTGACCACTTTAATG GATGATGAAGATGGTCGGGTGTGGGTACATAATAACAAGCAGGGATTCCAAGACTCAGAACAATATGCATGTCTTGAGCAGTGGCTGGGTAGAAAAGCAGATGAATACTGGGACATCAATTTTGATGCACTTAAGTTG AACAAAGAAAATTGTGTCTTCAAACCTGATCATGAGTGGGTTCAATGTGACAAGTGCAGAAAGTGGAGAATTTTACCTACAGATTTTGATAGCAGAAAATTGCCTTTGCAATG GTTTTGTTTTATGGAGCCTTTCAAAGGTCAATGTGCATATTCTGAACAGAAGATGGCGCCGGGCATAGTTAATGTTTCCACAAAGAGGTCGGGTTATGCTTGCTTGTTGAAGGATTCCAGTGATGAAAAGGTAGAAGGTGTTATGAAAACCTCTGGCACAG AAAACCTCCATGATCATTACTTCTTGAAGTCTCTGGCATGGAAATAG